A genomic window from Oncorhynchus keta strain PuntledgeMale-10-30-2019 unplaced genomic scaffold, Oket_V2 Un_contig_25274_pilon_pilon, whole genome shotgun sequence includes:
- the LOC127922321 gene encoding uncharacterized protein LOC127922321 isoform X17 → MDRWILAWAVSMDRWILACAVNMDRWILAWAVSMDRWILVWAVSMDRWILAWAVSMDRWILAWAVSMDRWILAWAVSMDRWILAWAVSMDRWILAWAVSMDRWILAWAVSMDRWILAWAVSMDRWILAWAVSMDRWILAWAVSMDRWILAWAVSMDRWILAWAVSMDRWILAWAVNMDRWILAWAVSMDISLGCQYGQMDISLGCEYGQMDISLCCEYGQMDISLGCEYGQMDISLGCQYGQMDISLGCQYGQMDISLGCQYGQVDISLGCQYGQVDISLGCQYGQVDISLGCQYGQVDISLGCQYGQVDISLGCQYGQVDISLGCQYGQVDISLGCQYGQVDISLGCQ, encoded by the exons ATGGACAGATGGATATTAGCCTGGGCTGTGAGTATGGACAGATGGATATTAGCCTGTGCTGTGAATATGGACAGATGGATATTAGCCTGGGCTGTGAGTATGGACAGATGGATATTAGTCTGGGCTGTCAGTATGGACAGATGGATATTAGCCTGGGCTGTCAGTATGGACAGATGGATATTAGCCTGGGCTGTCAGTATGGACAGGTGGATATTAGCCTGGGCTGTCAGTATGGACAGGTGGATATTAGCCTGGGCTGTCAGTATGGACAGGTGGATATTAGCCTGGGCTGTCAGTATGGACAGGTGGATATTAGCCTGGGCTGTCAGTATGGACAGGTGGATATTAGCCTGGGCTGTCAGTATGGACAGGTGGATATTAGCCTGGGCTGTCAGTATGGACAGGTGGATATTAGCCTGGGCTGTCAGTATGGACAGGTGGATATTAGCCTGGGCTGTCAGTATGGACAG GTGGATATTAGCCTGGGCTGTCAGTATGGACAGATGGATATTAGCCTGGGCTGTGAATATGGACAGATGGATATTAGCCTGGGCTGTGAGTATGGATATTAGCCTGGGCTGTCAGTATGGACAGATGGATATTAGCCTGGGCTGTGAGTATGGACAGATGGATATTAGCCTGTGCTGTGAATATGGACAGATGGATATTAGCCTGGGCTGTGAGTATGGACAGATGGATATTAGTCTGGGCTGTCAGTATGGACAGATGGATATTAGCCTGGGCTGTCAGTATGGACAGATGGATATTAGCCTGGGCTGTCAGTATGGACAGGTGGATATTAGCCTGGGCTGTCAGTATGGACAGGTGGATATTAGCCTGGGCTGTCAGTATGGACAGGTGGATATTAGCCTGGGCTGTCAGTATGGACAGGTGGATATTAGCCTGGGCTGTCAGTATGGACAGGTGGATATTAGCCTGGGCTGTCAGTATGGACAGGTGGATATTAGCCTGGGCTGTCAGTATGGACAG GTGGATATTAGCCTGGGCTGTCAGTATGGACAGGTGGATATTAGCCTGGGCTGTCAGTAA